The window TCCTCACGGAGACCTCCCAACGCGGCGGCACGACGGTCGTGGAGTAGTCCTCGACGATTAGGGCGGGCCCCTTGATCTTGAAGCCCAGGGGCAGATCCTGTCTGCGGTACACCGCGGCGGCGATCCAGCCGTCGAAGTAGACCTCCCTCTCGAAGACCTTGGGCGAGCCGGAGGCGGGAGGATCGCCGAGGCGCGGCTTGGCCCTCCTCACAACGGCGAAGGCGCGTATGGTCGTCACCTCGATCTCCCGATCCAGCTTGAACCCGTAGGTGGCCATGTGCTTCTCCTCGAACGCCCTCCTTATAGCCTCGGGGGAGGCGTCCGCCCCCACGGGCACGGTGAGCTCCCAGCCCTGTCCCCTATACCGCACGTCGGCATACCGCAGGTAGTAGTCAGGCTTGTATTGGGCCAGCCTCCCCTCCAGCTCCTCGAAGCCCTTCGCCACGTCTTTTGGATAGGCCATACGCGCCTCGAACTTGAAGTCTGCCATCAACATGCCGAGGGAGGTGAAGACGCCCGGCATAGGCGGGATCAACACGCGGCCTATCCCCATCTCCTCGGCCACCTCCGCCGCGTGTTGCGGCCCGGCGCCTCCGAAGGCCATGAGGACGAAGCGGGAGGGATCCAGCCCCCTTTCGACCGTCACGAGCCTTATGGCGCGGGCCATCTCGAGGTTGACCAGCTTGACGGCGGATCCGGCGACGTCCACGGGGTCGCCCAGCTTGGCGAAGGCCCTCTCGGCGGCTTCTCTGTCCAGCCTCATGCGGCCGCCCGCTATAGCCTCCGGTATCCTCCCCAGCACTAGGTTGGCGTCCGTTATGGTGGGCTCCACGCCGCCTCTTCCGTAGCTCACGGGGCCAGGGTCGGCGCCTGCGCTCAGCGGCCCGACCCTCAAGGCCCCGCCGGCGTCCCTCCAGACTATGGTCCCGCCCCCGGCGGAGACCTCCGCGAGATCCACGAAGGGGAACCTCACGGGGTAGCCGGAGCCCTTGACGACTCTGCCTCTGTGGCTTTCGCCGCCCACCTCGTACTCCGCAGTTATGGCGGGCTCGAAATCAACGACGGTCCCGGCCTTAGCCGTCGTGCCGCCCATGTCGAACGAGATGACCTGTCTCTCGTCCAACAGCTTGGCCAGCTCCGCAGCCGCTATGACCCCCGCGGCCGGCCCCGACTCGACCAGCTGGACAGGCCTCCTCGCCGCCTCGTCCACGGTCACCAAGCCGCCGGAGCTGGCCATGACGTACATCCTCCCGCCTCTCGACTCCACGTAGCTCTTCAACTTGCCCAGATACCTCCCGACGAGAGGCATCAAGGCCGCGTTGACCACGGCCGTGGAGAACCGCTCGTACTCTCTGGCCTCCCACGCCACCTCGTACGACGCCGTGACGTACTCGAAATGCTCCTTGAGGACCTTCGCCGTTGCCTCCTCGTTGGAGGGATTTGCGTACGAGTGGAGGAAGCCGACGGCAACGCTAACTGCGCCGGCCGACTTGGCCCTCCGGGCGAGCTCCTCGACCTCTCGGGGATCGACGGCCCTCTCCACAGTCCCGTCGGGCAGAGTCCTCTCGTCGACCTCGAAACGTAGCTCCCTAGACACTATCTGTCTGGGCTTCTGAAAGTACAAGTCGTAGAGCCTAGGCCTGTTCTGCCTCCCGATTTCTATCACATCGCGGAAGCCCTTCGTGGTGAAGAACGCCACCTTGGGTATCTCCAGCCCTACCTGCCCCAGAAGCGCGTTGGTGCCTATAGTCGACGCGTGGAGGACCTCGGAGAAGTCGAGGCCGGAAAGCCCCTCGATGACCGCCCTCTCCGGCTCCCTAGGCGTCGAGAGTATCTTGAGCGTCTTAATATTGCCGTCCCTATCAACGACCACGAAGTCTGTGAACGTCCCTCCTACGTCTACGCCGACGAGGCTCATCTCCGGGGCCTATACGCAACCACGCCGGCCAGCCCTATTACCGCCAGGAGGGCTAGGTAGGCCCCGGCCCAGAAACGGCCGTAGGGCAGAATGGCGGTCATGACATAGGGCGCGGTGCTCGCTATGACAGTATTGCCTATCTGGTAAGCTGAAGACACGCCGGTGTTTCTCTCGAGCGTTGGGAACAACTCGGCCAAGTATGCGGCCTCCGGCGTATAAACTATCCCGTGCGCTATGCCGGTCAGCGCAGCGAGGGCGGTCATAACGGCGGCGCTTGAGAGGCCTTGTTCTATCAATAACGCGGCTATTATGAACATGACGAAGCCAACCGTTATAGGCACGACGTTGCCAAGACGTTCAGCTATGAACCCACTGACTACTATCCCTATTAGGTCGAGGACGGCGAATAGAATTATGACCGAGAACTTCTGGGCGGCCGTGACTAGGCCCAGGGCGTTAGCCACATTAGGCAGGAACGTGTTGCCGTAGTAAAACACCGCGCCAGCGGCGCCGGCCAGGAATATGCCCACTATGAGGGAGGCCCAGTGCTTCAAGAAGACTCCGCCGATGGGGTTCTCTATCCTGGTCGCCGAACGTCTAGCCTCAAGATACTCGAAGGTTTCTCCGAAGCTTATCCTGAATAAAAGCCCTATTACTACTATTATGATAGAGAGCAGGAACGCGATTCTCCAACCCCATGCAGAGGTTGCGGCAGTTCCCAGCACGGCGGTCAAGGCCAACATAACGCCGGCAGCTAGGAGGAGGCCGAGCGGCACGCCGCTCTGGACGAAGAGCATATAAAGGCGTTTCCTATTCACATTCTCGAATAGATAATTAACCGCGGAGCCCCACTCGCCTCCTAAGGCTAATCCTTGTAGCAATCTCAACACTACTACTGTGACTATGGCGGCGGCTCCCCACACAGAGTAAGGAGGCACGACGCCGATTAGGGCGGTGCCTAGGCCGGCCAGCGTCAAGGTCCAGAGCATGGCCTCCCTTCTGCCGTAGCGGTCGCCTATATATCCGAATAGCAACGCGCCGATAGGACGCGCGAAATAGCCCAAGGCAAATGTCAGAAAGACGTTGGCTAATTCCGTCAAGGGATTCTTCGACGGGAAGAAGGCAGCTCCCACATAGCTTGCAGCCACGACGAAGAGGAAGGCGTCATACCACTCGAGGAGAGTCCCGGCGGCGACGCCCGCCACCAACCCGGCGCCGACCTTAGGTTGGGCCATGGACGGCCTAATTTATGGGTCTTATATTTATCTATGGTAAAAAGTACATGGCAAGCCGGATCTCTGTGGATGATATTAAAGTATATGGGGCTTGTAGCCTCCGCGGCCTTCTGGCTAACCGCACTGGCGTCTATATCCGTAAATCCCTGGTTCGATATTTCTAGGAACGCCTTCAGCGACTTGGGAGGCCCGAGGGCGGCCTATCCGTGGATCTACAACGACGGCCTGATCCTGGCCGCCGCCTTCCTAGGCCTCTTCTCCGTCCACGTGGTCTCGTCTTCGTCGAATAAGCTGGAGGCCGTCGGCGGCGCCTACCTATCGATCTCGGCCATCTTTCTCGCCCTCATAGGCATATACCACGAAGGAACTCGGCCGCACGTCTTCGTCTCCACCTGGTTCTTTATCCAGGCGTTTCTCGGCTTCTTGATATACGGGCTGGGCCGAGTCCTCGTCGAGAGGAGGCGGATTAGGCTGTCGTACGTGGCGATATTCTTTGCGGCCCTAGCAGGCGCCTTGATAGTGCCGTGGCCCTCGGCGGCGGCGTTGGAGGCGTACGAGATAGCGCTCCTTACAGCGGGCGCCGCTATATACGCCTTAGGCCAGAGCTAGATGCGGAGCCGTAGGGAACCGGAGCCGCGCTCACAGCGGGCTCCCCGGCCCTCTCGGCGGCCGATCCTGCCGTATAGCTGGGCCAAGCGTGAATAAAAAATTTCCGCCGACCAGTTACTTGTGCACAGAGCCGCGAAAAATCGCGGTTAACTACGCAAACTCCGTGCACAAGTTTTTATATGGAAGTCCGATACGTCTACATGAACTGGCTTCAATACGTGTTGAGCCCTCCCAGCGGGCTCCATCTGGGGGAGATCCTCCTGATTTCTTTTATACTGGGCGTCCTGCACGGCGCGACGCCCGACGAGCATACCTGGCCCATAACCTTCAGCTACGCCGTCGGCAAATACAGCACGCGCGGCGGCATGAAAGCAGGATTTCTATTCTCGCTCGGCTTCACGGCGCAGAGGGCGCTCTTGACTACGCTGGGCTATTTAGGACTCGCCCAGATATATAACCAGTACAACCTAGACGGCCCCGTCTACGTGGCGGTGGGGGTCGCCATGGCCGCCGCTGGCTTCTACGTCCTCAAGGGCAGATACATCCACCTCCCGATAGACGTCCTGCTGGGAGGCCGGCGGCACCACAGCGGCGAGGTGGGAGGAGTCCCCATGCACGAGCTCGAGGAGAGGGACGTCCCGTTGGGGATGACCGTCGTGCACGGCCTCATAGCCGGCTTCGGCTTCGGCGCGTACGCGAGCGTGATAACCTTCGTCTTGGCCCCCCAGACCGGCTCGATCGTCTACGCCCCGCTCCCGGGCCTCCTCTTCGGGCTTGGGACAATGGCCGTGCAGATAGCCTTCGGCGCATTTTTCGGCTCGATCATGCGGCTGAAGGGCCTCACCGAGGAGCAGATCAGGAGAGTAGCCAGACGGGTGGCCGGCTTCACGCTGTACTACGGCGGCCTCCTCTTCGTGGCGGCCGGCGTTCTGATAGCCGCATTGCCGGAGGTAGACGCGTGGGCTATAGCGACCGGCAACCCCATCCCCAATCTGGACTCGATAAACATAGGCACGATACTGGTGCTCACCGTAGTCGGCATCTTGGGCATAGGCTCCATGTTGAGAGAAGTCAATAGGCTGGCGAGGGGCGGGCGCAGACCA of the Thermoproteus uzoniensis 768-20 genome contains:
- a CDS encoding hydantoinase/oxoprolinase family protein, whose product is MSLVGVDVGGTFTDFVVVDRDGNIKTLKILSTPREPERAVIEGLSGLDFSEVLHASTIGTNALLGQVGLEIPKVAFFTTKGFRDVIEIGRQNRPRLYDLYFQKPRQIVSRELRFEVDERTLPDGTVERAVDPREVEELARRAKSAGAVSVAVGFLHSYANPSNEEATAKVLKEHFEYVTASYEVAWEAREYERFSTAVVNAALMPLVGRYLGKLKSYVESRGGRMYVMASSGGLVTVDEAARRPVQLVESGPAAGVIAAAELAKLLDERQVISFDMGGTTAKAGTVVDFEPAITAEYEVGGESHRGRVVKGSGYPVRFPFVDLAEVSAGGGTIVWRDAGGALRVGPLSAGADPGPVSYGRGGVEPTITDANLVLGRIPEAIAGGRMRLDREAAERAFAKLGDPVDVAGSAVKLVNLEMARAIRLVTVERGLDPSRFVLMAFGGAGPQHAAEVAEEMGIGRVLIPPMPGVFTSLGMLMADFKFEARMAYPKDVAKGFEELEGRLAQYKPDYYLRYADVRYRGQGWELTVPVGADASPEAIRRAFEEKHMATYGFKLDREIEVTTIRAFAVVRRAKPRLGDPPASGSPKVFEREVYFDGWIAAAVYRRQDLPLGFKIKGPALIVEDYSTTVVPPRWEVSVRKYGVLEMRL
- a CDS encoding MFS transporter, with protein sequence MAQPKVGAGLVAGVAAGTLLEWYDAFLFVVAASYVGAAFFPSKNPLTELANVFLTFALGYFARPIGALLFGYIGDRYGRREAMLWTLTLAGLGTALIGVVPPYSVWGAAAIVTVVVLRLLQGLALGGEWGSAVNYLFENVNRKRLYMLFVQSGVPLGLLLAAGVMLALTAVLGTAATSAWGWRIAFLLSIIIVVIGLLFRISFGETFEYLEARRSATRIENPIGGVFLKHWASLIVGIFLAGAAGAVFYYGNTFLPNVANALGLVTAAQKFSVIILFAVLDLIGIVVSGFIAERLGNVVPITVGFVMFIIAALLIEQGLSSAAVMTALAALTGIAHGIVYTPEAAYLAELFPTLERNTGVSSAYQIGNTVIASTAPYVMTAILPYGRFWAGAYLALLAVIGLAGVVAYRPRR
- a CDS encoding DUF998 domain-containing protein, with protein sequence MGLVASAAFWLTALASISVNPWFDISRNAFSDLGGPRAAYPWIYNDGLILAAAFLGLFSVHVVSSSSNKLEAVGGAYLSISAIFLALIGIYHEGTRPHVFVSTWFFIQAFLGFLIYGLGRVLVERRRIRLSYVAIFFAALAGALIVPWPSAAALEAYEIALLTAGAAIYALGQS